Proteins from one Ardenticatena maritima genomic window:
- a CDS encoding SdrD B-like domain-containing protein, producing the protein MKRQMYTTVIKRLLFLLGCALLLMLGVGGQAAFFADVALAQGGTGSIQGTVYLDANGNQAFDPGETPVQGVLVRLYALGDNTVLAQQTTTTASPNYLFTNVAAGQYRVEIDTTGTAYSPSGGNERIVTVFAGLASEANFPVLQRQATATPPPGATPALTPTSQPTFTATPPPPPTSTPLPTSTPIPSPTPTGTVTPTPTQTPTPSPTGTLFPITPILITTTPGVYVSVTPSVVSRLPNTGGGNMALLLAIGFGTLLVFVAGLRRLFQDTV; encoded by the coding sequence ATGAAACGACAAATGTACACCACAGTCATAAAGCGACTTCTCTTTTTGCTTGGATGCGCCTTGCTCCTCATGCTTGGTGTTGGCGGGCAAGCGGCCTTCTTTGCCGATGTTGCACTGGCGCAAGGCGGGACTGGTTCCATTCAGGGGACGGTCTATTTGGACGCCAACGGGAACCAGGCATTTGACCCCGGTGAAACGCCTGTACAGGGTGTGCTGGTGCGTTTGTATGCGCTGGGTGATAACACCGTGTTGGCGCAGCAAACCACCACCACAGCGTCGCCGAACTATTTGTTTACGAATGTTGCCGCGGGGCAATATCGCGTCGAAATTGATACGACGGGGACCGCCTATTCGCCGAGTGGTGGCAACGAGCGCATTGTGACCGTTTTTGCAGGGCTGGCGAGCGAAGCCAACTTCCCGGTGTTGCAACGTCAGGCAACAGCCACACCCCCGCCGGGCGCAACACCTGCCTTGACACCCACTTCACAACCAACGTTCACAGCAACGCCGCCGCCACCACCAACTTCAACGCCGTTGCCAACGTCAACACCCATCCCATCGCCAACGCCAACCGGCACTGTCACGCCAACGCCAACCCAAACGCCGACGCCTTCCCCAACTGGGACGTTGTTCCCCATTACACCGATTTTGATTACTACCACGCCGGGCGTCTATGTTTCGGTTACGCCTTCGGTTGTGTCGCGCTTGCCGAATACAGGGGGCGGAAATATGGCATTGTTGCTTGCCATTGGCTTTGGCACACTGCTGGTCTTCGTTGCCGGTTTGCGCCGACTCTTCCAAGACACCGTCTGA
- the rbsK gene encoding ribokinase translates to MKPTVVVFGSINIDLVARVQRLPRPGETLTGQRFETTPGGKGANQAVAAARMGARTAMVGRVGADAFGEQLLASLAENGVATDAVLRDTEAHTGVALINVAENGHNAIVVVPGANGRVEQADVERLRPLLEQAAVLLVQLEIPQETVLAALRLAREMGVRTILDPAPVHENLPDELLAFCDILTPNEHEAAVLVGGAIETAVEASEAAEALRARGAQVAILTRGEKGATVAVADGVWHQPPFRVNAVDTVGAGDAFNGALAVALAEGYDVATAVRWASAAGALAVQRQGAQRAMPRRDEVLALVEMRRVS, encoded by the coding sequence ATGAAACCGACAGTGGTTGTTTTCGGAAGCATCAACATAGACCTTGTCGCCCGTGTTCAGCGTTTGCCGCGACCAGGTGAGACCCTGACCGGACAGCGTTTTGAAACGACGCCTGGGGGCAAGGGGGCCAATCAGGCAGTCGCGGCGGCGCGCATGGGCGCGCGCACGGCAATGGTGGGGCGCGTGGGGGCGGATGCCTTCGGCGAGCAATTGCTGGCGTCGCTGGCTGAAAACGGCGTGGCAACCGATGCCGTCTTGCGTGATACCGAGGCGCATACCGGTGTGGCGCTCATCAACGTTGCCGAAAACGGCCACAACGCCATTGTGGTCGTGCCGGGGGCGAACGGGCGCGTTGAGCAAGCCGATGTCGAACGGTTGCGCCCTTTGCTCGAACAGGCGGCCGTCTTGCTAGTGCAACTGGAAATCCCGCAAGAAACCGTGTTGGCGGCGCTTCGTCTGGCGCGCGAAATGGGCGTGCGCACCATTCTCGACCCCGCGCCTGTGCATGAAAATCTGCCGGACGAGTTGTTGGCGTTCTGCGATATTCTTACCCCCAACGAGCATGAAGCCGCTGTGTTGGTGGGGGGCGCGATTGAAACAGCCGTCGAAGCCAGCGAAGCCGCCGAGGCGTTGCGCGCACGCGGCGCCCAGGTTGCCATACTGACGCGCGGCGAAAAAGGCGCAACAGTTGCCGTAGCCGATGGCGTCTGGCATCAGCCGCCGTTTCGGGTGAATGCTGTGGATACGGTAGGCGCAGGTGATGCGTTCAACGGCGCTTTGGCGGTTGCCCTTGCCGAAGGGTACGATGTGGCCACGGCTGTGCGGTGGGCGTCTGCTGCGGGGGCGCTCGCTGTTCAGCGGCAAGGCGCACAAAGGGCGATGCCTCGCCGTGATGAAGTGCTCGCGCTGGTGGAGATGCGGCGCGTGTCGTAA
- a CDS encoding molybdopterin-containing oxidoreductase family protein yields the protein MRKHETYAQQPHIRIITGACPHDCPDTCAWQIAVDERTGRAVDIWGHPDHPITRGRLCGKVERYLDRVYHPERLTRPLKRVGPKGSGQFVPVSWDEAIADIAARLQQIIAEYGAEAVLPYSYAGTMGLLQGEGMASRFFNRMGASRLARTICATAGFEGLTYTLGAALATDTEAFAKARFILIWGSNTLTSNMHLWPFVQEARANGARVIVIDPARTRTARAADEWIAINPGTDGVLALAMMHVIIRDALYDADYVARATVGFDRLVARVRDWTPERAETITGVPAARIERLAHEYATTRPAAIRINYGLQRHAGGGMTVRTIACLPALVGAWRDEGGGLQLSTSGAFRFNRNVLERPDLLQGREPRTINMIRLGDALSLDPARLAQAHYRPRPVDPPVRPEEAGPPVKALIVYNSNPAAVAPHQQAVLEGLRREDLFTVVLEHFQTDTADYADYILPATTQAEHWDIVKPYGHYYLMLNRPAIAPLGESLPNSEIFRRLAQAMGYTEACFTQSDEEILREFVEAQTDPVFEGITWERLVRDGWARLNLPQPFVPFADGRFPTPSGKCELYSERMAEDGYDPLPTWTPPATRRNADAATVWQQGWLFCISPPAHSFLNTTFVNVERLRRREGEPSLWIHPDDAAARGIREGALVRVWNERGEVHLRAHLTEDIVHGTVLAPSIWWNKLSPDGRNINQVTPAEESDMGGGARFYDVLVRVEPLAVASEEPESTQQAVSLA from the coding sequence ATGCGCAAGCATGAAACATACGCCCAGCAACCACACATACGCATCATCACGGGAGCCTGTCCCCATGATTGCCCCGACACCTGCGCCTGGCAAATTGCCGTGGATGAACGCACTGGTCGCGCGGTAGACATTTGGGGGCATCCTGACCACCCCATCACACGGGGGCGCTTGTGTGGGAAAGTCGAACGGTATCTCGACCGCGTCTATCACCCTGAGCGACTGACGCGCCCGCTCAAACGGGTTGGCCCGAAAGGAAGCGGGCAATTCGTGCCGGTTTCATGGGATGAAGCCATTGCCGACATTGCGGCGCGTTTACAGCAGATTATCGCCGAGTATGGCGCGGAAGCCGTCTTGCCGTATTCCTACGCCGGCACGATGGGCTTGCTGCAAGGTGAAGGGATGGCGTCGCGCTTTTTCAACCGCATGGGGGCGTCGCGCCTGGCGCGCACCATTTGCGCCACGGCGGGCTTCGAGGGGTTGACCTACACGCTCGGCGCGGCGCTGGCGACGGACACCGAAGCCTTTGCCAAAGCGCGCTTCATCCTGATTTGGGGAAGCAACACGCTGACCAGCAACATGCACCTCTGGCCTTTCGTGCAGGAAGCGCGTGCAAACGGCGCGCGCGTCATCGTGATTGACCCGGCGCGTACCCGCACCGCCCGCGCGGCGGATGAATGGATTGCCATCAACCCCGGCACAGACGGTGTGCTGGCGCTGGCGATGATGCACGTCATCATCCGCGATGCGCTCTATGACGCCGACTATGTTGCCCGTGCGACCGTGGGCTTCGACCGCCTGGTCGCCCGTGTGCGCGATTGGACGCCGGAACGGGCTGAAACCATCACCGGCGTTCCCGCCGCGCGTATCGAACGCCTGGCGCACGAGTACGCCACGACACGCCCGGCGGCTATTCGCATCAACTACGGCTTGCAGCGCCACGCCGGCGGCGGCATGACGGTGCGCACCATTGCGTGCTTGCCAGCGCTGGTGGGCGCCTGGCGCGATGAAGGCGGCGGACTGCAACTCAGCACCAGCGGCGCATTTCGTTTCAACCGCAACGTACTCGAACGCCCCGACCTGCTGCAAGGGCGTGAGCCGCGTACCATCAACATGATTCGCCTGGGCGACGCGCTCAGCCTTGACCCCGCGCGGCTGGCGCAGGCGCACTATCGCCCACGTCCCGTTGACCCGCCTGTGCGCCCCGAAGAGGCCGGACCGCCCGTCAAAGCGCTGATTGTGTACAACAGCAACCCGGCGGCTGTTGCGCCGCACCAGCAAGCCGTGCTGGAAGGGTTGCGCCGTGAAGACCTCTTCACCGTGGTGTTGGAACATTTTCAGACCGACACCGCCGATTACGCCGACTACATTTTGCCCGCCACGACGCAAGCCGAGCATTGGGACATTGTGAAGCCGTATGGGCATTACTACCTCATGCTCAATCGCCCGGCGATTGCCCCGCTGGGCGAAAGCCTGCCGAACAGCGAAATCTTTCGCCGCCTGGCGCAGGCGATGGGGTACACCGAGGCATGCTTCACGCAGAGCGACGAAGAGATTTTGCGCGAATTTGTCGAAGCCCAAACCGACCCCGTCTTTGAAGGCATCACATGGGAGCGGTTGGTACGCGACGGCTGGGCGCGGCTCAATCTGCCGCAGCCTTTCGTGCCCTTTGCGGACGGCCGTTTTCCCACCCCCAGCGGAAAATGCGAACTCTACAGCGAGCGCATGGCTGAGGATGGCTATGACCCTCTGCCGACGTGGACGCCGCCCGCCACCAGGCGCAACGCCGACGCCGCAACCGTCTGGCAACAGGGGTGGCTTTTCTGCATTTCACCGCCGGCGCATTCGTTCCTCAACACCACCTTTGTCAATGTTGAGCGGTTGCGCCGTCGCGAAGGGGAGCCGTCGCTCTGGATACACCCCGATGATGCCGCCGCGCGGGGTATTCGCGAAGGCGCTCTGGTGCGCGTCTGGAACGAACGGGGCGAAGTCCATTTGCGTGCGCATCTGACGGAAGACATTGTGCACGGGACTGTGCTCGCGCCGAGCATCTGGTGGAACAAACTGAGCCCCGATGGGCGCAATATCAACCAGGTCACACCCGCTGAGGAGAGCGATATGGGGGGCGGGGCGCGCTTCTACGATGTTCTGGTGCGTGTTGAACCGCTTGCGGTCGCATCTGAGGAGCCGGAAAGCACGCAACAGGCGGTCTCGCTTGCCTGA
- a CDS encoding S8 family serine peptidase — translation MRVLSSLLVFLLLGAPLFLKPRAPALPPMLDAAFAAGRADFWVLLSPPDTTPPPMTGSMAQVRRTLTARWQAQAAAEQAPLVNLVHHFGADAESFWLVNALLVRNGTRDLALALAQQPNVVGLTLERPVAATLPEPTAAPNRTSGSVEWHVSRVGAPDVWASGITGEGVVVGVQDTGIEATHPALITHERVVSSTHPHDYAWHDAIHSDVSGNGSNPCGFDSPTPCDDHGHGTHVTGIAVGGTPTDNIGVAPGATWIGCRNMDEGVGSPATYLECFQWFVSPTKVDGSAPRPDLAADIINNSWACPPSEGCDSGNTMLLRRAVAALQAAGVLVVASAGNEGPGCGTVSMPPGMFVETLSVGSSTSSNTLSSFSSRGPGEGGVKPNITAPGSSVRSAYVGGGYAVLSGTSMASPNVAGVAALVWSGAPQVKNKVHLTHHILQSTATPFTNTACGGDDDAHPNHAWGWGLVNAPNAVARAQTCAQHDWDGDGATTGAEIALVRAHLGETITPETSALDLDGDGEIDADDETLLLGHLGEACEGLVVITTPLTTTAILTNTTPYTLTVQATFLQGAQLAHPGFTLTLAPFENATILPPSPIADTVRLTVLWMGDEDAPLHITSTNRPPRRWFFPFVSAP, via the coding sequence ATGCGTGTTTTGAGTTCGCTCTTGGTCTTTCTCTTGCTGGGTGCGCCGCTCTTCTTGAAACCGCGCGCGCCGGCACTCCCCCCCATGCTCGACGCCGCTTTTGCCGCAGGGCGCGCGGATTTCTGGGTGTTGCTCTCTCCACCCGACACCACACCGCCGCCGATGACAGGCTCCATGGCGCAGGTGCGGCGCACGTTGACGGCACGCTGGCAAGCGCAAGCCGCCGCCGAACAAGCGCCGCTGGTCAACCTGGTGCACCACTTTGGCGCCGACGCCGAATCGTTCTGGCTGGTGAACGCGCTTTTGGTGCGCAACGGTACACGCGATCTGGCGCTGGCACTCGCCCAACAGCCCAACGTGGTTGGCTTGACGCTCGAACGCCCGGTTGCGGCAACGTTGCCGGAACCGACGGCGGCGCCCAATCGCACCAGCGGCTCGGTGGAATGGCACGTCTCGCGCGTGGGAGCGCCCGACGTGTGGGCGAGCGGTATCACAGGCGAGGGCGTCGTGGTTGGTGTGCAAGATACCGGTATCGAAGCCACCCATCCCGCGCTCATCACCCATGAGCGCGTGGTGAGCAGTACACACCCGCACGATTACGCCTGGCATGATGCCATTCACAGCGATGTGAGCGGCAACGGGAGCAACCCCTGCGGCTTTGACAGCCCCACCCCGTGCGACGACCACGGGCACGGCACCCACGTGACGGGGATTGCGGTCGGCGGCACACCAACCGACAACATCGGCGTCGCCCCCGGCGCAACATGGATTGGATGCCGCAACATGGATGAAGGCGTTGGCTCGCCCGCCACATACCTGGAATGCTTCCAATGGTTTGTTTCGCCCACCAAAGTGGATGGAAGCGCGCCACGCCCAGACCTGGCGGCGGACATCATCAATAATTCGTGGGCGTGTCCGCCGTCTGAAGGGTGTGATAGCGGCAACACCATGTTGCTGCGTCGTGCGGTGGCGGCGCTCCAAGCGGCGGGGGTGCTCGTGGTGGCTTCAGCGGGCAATGAAGGACCGGGATGCGGCACGGTGAGCATGCCGCCGGGTATGTTCGTCGAAACGCTCTCGGTGGGCAGTAGCACCAGCAGCAACACGCTGAGCAGTTTCAGCAGTCGGGGTCCCGGTGAAGGGGGTGTCAAGCCGAACATCACGGCTCCGGGGAGTAGCGTGCGGAGCGCCTATGTTGGGGGCGGCTATGCCGTACTCAGCGGCACCAGCATGGCATCGCCCAACGTGGCAGGGGTGGCGGCGCTCGTCTGGAGCGGCGCGCCCCAGGTGAAGAACAAAGTGCACTTGACGCACCACATCTTGCAATCCACCGCGACGCCCTTCACCAACACGGCATGCGGCGGCGACGACGACGCCCATCCCAACCACGCGTGGGGCTGGGGACTTGTCAACGCGCCGAACGCGGTCGCGCGGGCGCAAACCTGCGCCCAGCACGATTGGGACGGCGACGGGGCGACCACCGGCGCTGAAATCGCGCTGGTGCGCGCTCACCTCGGCGAGACAATCACACCGGAGACAAGCGCCCTTGACCTTGACGGCGACGGGGAGATTGACGCCGACGACGAAACGCTTTTGCTGGGGCACCTGGGCGAAGCCTGCGAGGGGCTGGTGGTCATCACCACACCACTCACAACCACCGCCATCCTCACGAACACCACGCCCTACACGCTGACCGTGCAAGCCACCTTCCTGCAAGGTGCGCAACTCGCCCATCCGGGCTTCACCCTGACGCTTGCGCCATTTGAAAACGCCACCATCTTGCCCCCCTCCCCCATTGCCGACACCGTGCGGCTCACCGTACTCTGGATGGGGGACGAAGATGCGCCGCTCCACATCACCAGCACGAACAGACCGCCGCGCCGCTGGTTCTTCCCATTTGTATCTGCGCCCTGA
- a CDS encoding BON domain-containing protein codes for MVKVELLREAVERSLLSYDPLRTGECEIFVDVEESGTVVLRGFARTDSLKFVAEQLAREVEGVREVRNEMYSDDELTVAVARRLQEVDGGWLAPLPLPIRVVRGHVMLYGAVPTEAAREEIVRIVQAVPGVLDVHDHMVVDPVSIERVLAPKKRRKRKKSAGGEAKQAMVGGRPVTEADLPAWALKPKEEWTKEDFQARAKAKMAFKKGEGPDPKELEEAGKILREGAQAAAAAADEGEGDEDDLFGFGAEPAAAQPVQAAVPEGPIDLAKVPAEVLAELKQKYPEWALKPKDQWSAEDFKAQAKAKSAFKKGEGPDPKQVIAEAQQALREAVAKASAGAGAAAAAETTDPRRAALMALRQQFPMWALKPRRQWTADDFREAAEAKIAELRGQGMPVAEIRAKAQEALEKAQRGEVSEGPGVGVATKRELTEEEVQAIIAKLSEQYPAWALKPKDQWSAEDFKAQAKAKSAFKKGEGPDPKQIIAEAQAALEKAKQEALKAAATAAPSSAAKAAPGEIPPELLEKYPSWALKPKDQWSAEEFKAFAKAKSAFKKGEGPDPEAIIAEAQAALNG; via the coding sequence ATGGTCAAAGTAGAACTGCTTCGCGAAGCCGTTGAACGCTCGTTGCTGTCCTATGACCCGTTGCGCACGGGGGAATGTGAAATTTTTGTGGATGTCGAAGAGAGCGGTACGGTCGTGTTGCGCGGTTTTGCCCGCACCGACAGCCTCAAATTTGTCGCCGAGCAATTGGCGCGCGAGGTTGAAGGTGTGCGCGAGGTGCGCAATGAAATGTACTCGGACGATGAGTTGACGGTGGCTGTGGCGCGCCGTTTGCAGGAAGTGGATGGCGGTTGGCTTGCGCCCTTGCCGCTGCCAATCCGCGTGGTGCGCGGCCATGTGATGCTCTACGGCGCTGTGCCCACCGAAGCCGCTCGTGAAGAAATCGTGCGCATTGTGCAGGCGGTGCCGGGGGTGTTGGATGTGCACGATCACATGGTGGTGGACCCCGTTTCGATTGAGCGCGTCCTCGCGCCGAAGAAGCGCCGCAAGCGCAAGAAGAGCGCCGGTGGTGAAGCCAAGCAGGCGATGGTGGGTGGCCGCCCTGTGACGGAAGCCGATTTGCCGGCGTGGGCGCTGAAGCCCAAAGAAGAATGGACGAAGGAAGATTTCCAGGCGCGTGCCAAGGCGAAGATGGCGTTCAAGAAGGGTGAAGGCCCCGACCCGAAGGAGTTGGAAGAAGCAGGCAAAATTTTGCGTGAAGGGGCGCAGGCGGCCGCAGCCGCCGCTGATGAAGGCGAAGGCGACGAAGACGATTTGTTTGGCTTTGGCGCTGAACCCGCCGCCGCTCAGCCGGTGCAAGCCGCCGTTCCGGAAGGACCTATTGACTTGGCAAAAGTGCCCGCCGAGGTGTTGGCTGAGTTGAAGCAAAAGTACCCCGAATGGGCGTTGAAACCCAAAGACCAGTGGAGCGCCGAAGACTTCAAGGCGCAAGCCAAAGCCAAGAGCGCCTTCAAGAAAGGCGAAGGGCCTGACCCGAAGCAGGTGATTGCCGAAGCGCAACAGGCGTTGCGTGAAGCGGTGGCCAAAGCGAGCGCCGGCGCGGGCGCAGCGGCGGCCGCCGAAACAACCGACCCACGCCGCGCGGCGTTGATGGCGTTGCGCCAGCAGTTCCCCATGTGGGCGCTCAAACCACGCCGCCAGTGGACGGCTGACGATTTCCGCGAAGCCGCCGAAGCCAAAATCGCCGAATTGCGCGGCCAGGGCATGCCGGTGGCTGAGATTCGCGCCAAAGCGCAGGAAGCGCTGGAAAAAGCGCAGCGGGGCGAAGTTAGCGAAGGGCCGGGCGTTGGTGTGGCCACCAAGCGCGAACTGACCGAGGAAGAGGTGCAGGCTATCATCGCCAAGTTGAGCGAGCAGTACCCCGCTTGGGCGCTGAAACCCAAAGACCAGTGGAGCGCCGAAGATTTCAAGGCGCAAGCCAAAGCCAAGAGCGCCTTCAAGAAGGGTGAAGGTCCCGATCCGAAGCAGATTATTGCCGAAGCACAAGCCGCTTTGGAAAAAGCCAAGCAAGAAGCGTTGAAGGCCGCGGCGACTGCCGCGCCGTCATCGGCGGCAAAAGCGGCACCGGGTGAAATTCCGCCCGAATTGCTGGAAAAGTACCCCTCATGGGCATTGAAGCCCAAAGACCAGTGGAGTGCTGAAGAGTTCAAGGCGTTCGCCAAAGCCAAGAGCGCCTTCAAGAAGGGTGAAGGTCCCGACCCGGAAGCCATCATCGCTGAGGCGCAAGCCGCGCTCAACGGCTAA
- the add gene encoding adenosine deaminase — protein MTTSSNRTTIRKWLQQWPKVELHRHLEGSVRFETAWELAQENPELADWSPEQLRRAIEFDGERNFAHFLSKFETLRKLYTRPEHIQRVAAEAIEDAARDNIRYMELRFSPDHFATTSGFDRDQIADWILDSANESARLHGITVRFLLTIGRGYAPEITTRILAIALRTREKGVVGVDLAGDEIRFPAEPFAPLFTRAYDEGLGITIHAGEAGPASSVAQAVTALHAHRIGHGIRSIENPDVVALLKQREVALEVCPTSNIQTGVVDSFATHPLPALLEAGLAVVICSDDPNISRITLTDEYTTALIDMGVAPETLAQCVMNGLEHAFLSPAEKTPLREQLAAELGHVLLNSPLSRPE, from the coding sequence GTGACAACATCGTCGAATCGCACAACTATCCGCAAATGGTTGCAACAGTGGCCCAAAGTCGAATTGCACCGCCATCTGGAAGGGAGCGTGCGGTTTGAAACGGCTTGGGAACTCGCACAAGAAAACCCTGAATTGGCGGACTGGTCTCCCGAGCAATTGCGCCGAGCCATCGAATTTGATGGAGAGCGCAACTTCGCCCATTTTCTTTCAAAATTCGAGACGCTACGCAAACTCTATACGCGCCCTGAGCATATCCAGCGTGTCGCCGCTGAAGCGATTGAAGACGCCGCACGCGACAACATCCGCTACATGGAACTCCGTTTCAGCCCCGACCATTTTGCCACCACAAGTGGGTTTGACCGCGACCAAATCGCCGACTGGATTTTAGACAGCGCCAATGAATCCGCGCGTCTCCACGGTATCACCGTGCGATTCTTGCTCACCATCGGGCGGGGCTATGCGCCTGAGATTACCACCCGTATTCTCGCCATTGCGTTGCGCACACGTGAGAAAGGCGTTGTCGGGGTTGACCTGGCCGGTGATGAGATTCGATTCCCGGCGGAACCATTTGCACCGCTCTTCACCCGCGCGTATGACGAGGGCTTGGGCATCACCATCCACGCCGGTGAAGCCGGTCCAGCATCGAGTGTTGCCCAAGCCGTGACGGCTTTACACGCGCACCGTATTGGGCACGGTATTCGCAGCATCGAAAACCCCGACGTGGTGGCTTTGCTCAAACAACGTGAAGTCGCGCTCGAAGTCTGCCCGACCAGCAACATCCAGACCGGCGTCGTAGACTCATTCGCCACGCACCCGCTCCCCGCCCTCCTGGAAGCCGGGCTGGCGGTCGTCATCTGCTCCGACGATCCGAACATCAGCCGCATCACATTGACCGATGAATACACCACCGCCCTGATTGATATGGGCGTTGCGCCGGAAACACTTGCGCAATGCGTGATGAATGGACTTGAGCACGCCTTCTTGTCCCCCGCCGAAAAAACCCCTCTCCGCGAGCAACTCGCCGCCGAACTCGGCCATGTCTTGCTCAACAGCCCCCTTTCTCGCCCTGAATGA
- a CDS encoding metal-sensitive transcriptional regulator has protein sequence MHVKDEKVKENLIRRLRRIEGQVRGIQRMIDEERNCQDILQQMSAVRAAMYNASVELVRSYAKECLLDPENSTPPEELVENMISALGRVSRTVD, from the coding sequence ATGCATGTGAAAGATGAAAAAGTAAAAGAGAACTTGATTCGGCGGTTACGACGTATCGAAGGGCAAGTGCGTGGCATTCAACGCATGATTGATGAAGAGCGCAACTGCCAGGATATTTTGCAGCAAATGAGCGCCGTGCGCGCCGCCATGTACAACGCCAGTGTTGAACTGGTGCGCTCATATGCCAAAGAATGCTTGCTCGACCCCGAAAACAGCACGCCGCCGGAAGAACTCGTCGAAAATATGATTAGTGCACTCGGACGTGTCAGCCGCACAGTTGATTGA
- a CDS encoding NERD domain-containing protein has protein sequence MKVYTNAPRLKRYQRIATITLFGGMAVLALSIILSFRPQYVNIAWLLAFVGLGIATIGSYYVNRWLRRPMPDEVLAQVLKRLDKRHVLYNYFEPVRHLLLTPSGLVVLHARRYEGKAECVDGQWRGKRGIWRIYTRGLTAENLGNPTAEARQAVEAVREWLRRRNPEIADAVDVDAVVVFINPDAVELRMTGECGDVPVVFPKQVRAVLNKQVLPKMRTLNGQTYMALKETLDQAFNVHMLENLGEEA, from the coding sequence ATGAAAGTCTATACCAACGCACCACGACTCAAACGATACCAGCGCATTGCTACCATCACCCTGTTTGGGGGCATGGCGGTTCTCGCGTTGAGCATCATCCTCTCGTTCCGTCCGCAATACGTCAACATTGCCTGGCTTTTGGCGTTTGTGGGGCTGGGCATCGCCACCATTGGCTCGTACTACGTCAACCGTTGGCTGCGCCGCCCTATGCCGGATGAAGTGCTGGCGCAGGTGCTGAAACGGCTCGACAAGCGCCATGTGCTCTATAACTACTTTGAACCTGTGCGCCACCTATTGCTCACCCCAAGCGGCTTGGTGGTGTTGCACGCTCGCCGCTATGAGGGCAAAGCCGAATGTGTGGATGGGCAGTGGCGCGGCAAGCGCGGCATTTGGCGCATCTACACCCGCGGCTTGACGGCGGAGAACCTGGGCAATCCCACAGCCGAAGCACGCCAGGCGGTGGAAGCCGTGCGTGAATGGTTGCGCCGCCGCAATCCGGAGATTGCCGATGCGGTGGATGTGGACGCCGTGGTGGTGTTTATCAACCCCGATGCGGTTGAGTTGCGGATGACGGGTGAATGTGGCGATGTGCCTGTGGTGTTCCCCAAGCAGGTGCGCGCTGTGTTGAACAAACAAGTGTTGCCCAAGATGCGCACGCTCAACGGGCAAACGTACATGGCGCTCAAAGAGACGCTCGACCAAGCTTTCAATGTGCACATGCTCGAAAATCTGGGCGAAGAAGCATAA